GTGCGGCGCTGGAAGCGTTCGACGGCGAGCGGCTGGGCCGCGCCGTGATTGAGGGCCTGTCCATCACCGGCGACGACGAAGACGCCGGCGAGCTCGTGATGCGCCTGGACGAGTTCTCCATGACCGGGCTCGACGCCCTGTTCATCGATGTTCTGCTGAACATTGAAGACGAGGGTGAGGACGGCGCGATCGCCATGGGCGACCAGTTCTCCGAAGCCATGACCCGCTGGATGCGCCCCACCGGCGCGTTCGAGAGCCTCGCCATGCGCGGCATGGAGGTGCGCGCCGGCGGCGCCCGTATCGCCATGCCCACGCTGGACATGCGCTACGAAACCCGGCGCGACGACACGATCGACATCATCGCCGAGATGCCGCAGCTCACCGTGGCGCTGTCCTCCGACACGCCCGAAACCGCCCAGGGCGCGCAGATGCTCGCCTCCATGGGCTATGAGATGCTGGAGTTCTCGCTCTACAGCCGCACGCGCTACAACCCGGCCACCGACCGCGCCACCGTCGCGCTGGAGGATTACTGGTTCGAGCTGAAGGACGGACTGCGCATCTCCCTCGCCCAGGACGTCTCCGGCCTGCAGGCCTATGCCGACCAAACCGCCGCGGTGATGAGCGAAATGTTCGCTCAGATCGAGGCGGATCCGGACGGGGCCGCCGGCGAGCTGCCCGAGGCCGTCGAAATGCGCCTGATGGAAGCCTATGGCGCGCTGCAGATCCACTCCATGACCCTGCGCATCGATGACCTGAACCTGCTCGAACGCGCCATGACGCTGAACGCCCAGATGCAGGGCGTCACGCCGGAGGAAGCGCGCATGCAGGCCGCCACCATGATGGGCCTCGGCATCGCCATGGGCGGCGGCATGCTGCCCGAGGGCCTCGCCATCGAGATGGGCGCCGCGCTCAGCGCCTTCATCAACCAGGGCGGCGCGGTGGAGATCGCCATGGCCCCTGCCGCCCCCGTGGGCATGGACCGGCTGATGAATGTCGCCGAAGACATGAGCGTCATCGCCGATCTCGGCCTCTCCGTCCGGCACATTCCGGCGGAGTAGGGGAGGGGGGGTAGGCCCCGCCGACCGCGAGACTTGGAGCCGACATTGCGCCCGTCCGGCCTGGAGCCGGGCGGGCGTTTAGCGTTGTGTCTTGCACGTGAGCGCGAGTCCGGCTCTCCTGAGGGGTGAAGGTTGCGGGGAGGCGTTGGGCGCACTGCCCGCGCTCACGTATAACGTACGTGATCACGACGATCAGGGCCGGTGAGGGACATACTGCACCATGACGGGCACACCGAATGATCTGCCAAAGTTTTCCGAGCTGATGCCTCTGGTCATCGAGGCGCTGCAGGCGCTCGGCGGATCGGCCTCGATTGACGAGCTCAATGAGTGGGTGGCCTCCAGACTGCAACTCAGCGAGGCCGAGTTGGAGATCACCTATCCAAAGTCAGGCGATTACGTGTTTCGTGATCGCGTGAGCTGGGCGCGTAGCTATCTCAAGCAGGGTGGGTACGTCGACAACTCCCAGCGCGGGGTCTGGACCATCACGCCGGAAGGCCGTCAGGCAAGCCTTGAGGATATCGCACAGGTCCCGAGGCGCGTGGTGACAGATTACAACCGGCGCAAGGCCAAAGAGGCGCCTGGCCTTGATGAGGCAATTTCGGACGCACGCGACTGGAAGGAGGAGCTGCTGGACCATCTGGGGCAGATGGCCCCGGAGGCCTTTGAGCGCCTGTGTCAGCGCGTCTTGCGTGAAAAGGGCTTCACCAAGGTCGAAGTGACAGGGCGCGGCGGCGATGGGGGCATCGACGGTCAGGGCGTGCTGCGCGTCAATCTCCTGTCCTTCCAGGTGATCTTTCAGGCCAAGCGCTGGAAGGGCTCGGTCGGTGCCAGCGTGGTTCGCGATTTTCGGGGCGCAATGATCGGACGGGCCGACAAAGGCCTGATCATGACGACGGCGCGGTTTACCACCGAGGCCAGCCGCGAGGCGACGCGCGACGGGGCCCCGGCGATTGACCTCGTTGATGGTGAGGACTTCTGCGAATTGCTCAAGGAAATCCGCCTGGGTGTCCGCGTCAGGATGGTTGAGGAAGTGGAGGTTTCAGCCAGCGATCTTGCGGAGATATGAGCACAGGTCCGTCAACTGTGCCAATCACTCCAGATCGTCGCCAGAGTCGCTGCATGCGACTGCGCTATACATGTCTTCCTGGCCGCGCTCGCCCTGCAGCGGCGCTTCCAGATCGGGTGAGGGCGCGCGAGCGGCGCTCCGGCGTCCGCCCGCCTTCCCAGCCTCAGCCGCAATCGGCGTAGCGGCTCGCTTCGCAGCGCTGGGCCAGGGCGCGGGCGCTGGCGACCTGGGTTTCGGTCATCCGGCCGGCGATCAGGTCGCCGTATTGCACGCCCGTCTCATCGCCGGCCATGGCCGCCAGGCTGAACCAGGCCAGGGCGCGCACATCGTCCTGGGCGACCCCGTCCCCATTGGCGTACATCACGCCGTAATTGCTGCAGCCTGTGGCGCTGCCGCCTTCGCACGCCAGACGGTACAGAGCGGCGGCCTGGGATCGATTCTGGCTGACATACCGTCCGATCTCGTACATGAAGCCAAGCTCATTGCAGGCCTCGGCCGTGCCGCGCTCGCAGGCCTGCACATACCGCGCGACCGTGATGGCGCGATTGCGGCCAGCATGCCGATGGTTCCGGAACACCATGGCCCCAGCGCTGCAGGACACATCGTTGTAGGCGCAGCCCAGGCGGTCCAACTGCGAGCGGGAGGGCGCATCCCCGGCTGCCTGCGCCGGACCCGGAAGGCCGGCCAGCAACAGCCCGGCGCTCAGCGCCGCACCGGCCATACACGCTTGTATATTCATGGCTTGACCCTCCGCTATGATATCGCGTCACATGACATGAGCTGCAACCATAGCATCAAAATACGCCTGACACGAGAATAAAGGCGCGCGTCCGTGGCGAGGGCCCAGCCCCCTAAGCCGCCTTCCCCTTGCGCGCCGCCTTCGCCGCGTGCTCGGCCATGAACGCCTTCATCTTGGGCGCGATCTCTTCGCGGAAGCGGCGGCCGTTGAAGACGCCGTAATGGCCCACGTCTGGCTGAACGTGATCGAGGCGCATCGCATCGGGAATGCCGGTGCACAGCGTGTGGGCGGCCTGGGTCTGGCCGATGCCGGAAATGTCGTCGTTCTCGCCCTCCACCGTCATCAGGGCGATGTCGGTGATGGCTTCGGGCCGCACCGGGCGGCCATGGACGGTGAGCAGGCCGCGCGCCAGCTTGTGCTCCTGGAACACGTCGTGGATGGTCTGCAGGTAGAATTCTTCGGTCAGGTCCATCACCGAGAGATATTCGTCATAGAAGGCGCGGTGCCGGTCGGCGCTGTCGCCATCGCCGTCAATCATCTGGTTGAAATAGCGGTAGTGCGCGTCCACGTGCCGCTCGTAATTCATGTTGATGAAGCCGGTGAGCTGCAGGAAGCCCGGATACACCCGGCGCAGCCCGCCGGGATAGAAGACCGGCACGGTCTGGATCAGATTGTCCCGGAACCAGGAGTACGGGCGCTCTTCGGCCAGCTTGTTGGGCACGGTGGGCGATTTGCGCGCATCAATGGGCGAGCCCATGAAGGTCATGGACGCCGGACGCATCGGGTCCTGGTCCTCGGCCATCAGGGCGATGGCGGCCAGGGTCGGCGGGCCGGGCTGGCACACCGCCACCACATGCACGCCCGCGCCGATGGCGCTGATCATCTCGCGCACATAGAGCGTGTAGTCTTCCAGATCGAACCGGCCCTCATTGAGCGCGACCATGCGCGCGTCCGACCAGTCGGTGATGTACACCTCGGAATCGGGCAGGAAGGCTTCCACTGTGCCGCGCAGCAGGGTGGCGAAATGGCCCGACATGGGCGCCACCAGCAGGACTTTGGGATCGCTGAGCGCGCCCGGCTTCACGCCGCGCGCCCTGGCGAGCGCGGCCGCATTGCGTTTGAAGTGCAAGAGTCGGCAGAACGGCTTGGACCACACCGTCTCGATCTCGACGGGGACGGTTTCCCCGTCCACCACCAGCGGGTCCAGCGCCCATTCGGGCTTGCCGTACTGGCGCGTCAGGCTTTCAAACAGATCCGCCGACGCCGCCATGGCGCGTCCGGCCAGCGTCTCGCCAGCCGGATTGAGCGGATTGCGCAAGGACCGCCGCGTCATGTTGGCGGCGGCGCGCCAGGGCAGCATGGCCGCACGCGACATTTCAAGGAAGGAATAGAACATGGACGCGAACGGGCTCCATTGCGCCGCGGGCCGCGGCCTTAAATAGTCTGGTCTCGATTATGCCGGAGAGGTCTCAAGGAAGGCTTTCAGACGCGCCGCAACATGGGCCGGCGCCGCGCCGTGGGGGAAAATCTCCACGAACCGCCCCTCACGGTCCATGAGATAGATGATCGAACTGTGATCCACCGTGTAGTCCGACGACACGCCGTCATCCTCCACCCGGGCAAAAAACACCCTGTAAGCACGTGCAGCATTGCGTACCTGATCCAGCGTTCCCGTCAAGCCCGTGAGGTTTTCCGGAAAGGCCGGCGCGGTGATGTATTGCGCCAGCAATTCGGGCGTATCGCGCTCGGGATCCACGCTGATCAGGATCGGCTGGAACTGCGCCCGCTCGTCCTCGCTCAGCTGCTCCAGTGCCGCGCCCATCACCTGCAGCGAGGCCGGGCACACGTCGGGACAATAGGTGAAGCCGAAATAGATCAGCATGGGCCGGCCGGCGAAATCGGCGTCGGTGACGGTCTCGCCGCGATGATTGACCAGGGTGAAGGGCCCGCCCACCTGCGCCTCGCCGCTGGAGCGCACCGCCGCGGGCGCGGGCGGGGCGTCCGGGTCCACTGGCGCCGGACCGCGCAAGAGCGCGGCGCCCACCATCACCGCTGCGGCCAGCAGGGCTGCCGCAAAGGCCACCACCGGAATGAACCAGACCGGGCGTGTCTTGAAACTCATCTTGTCCTCATTCGTCTTTGAGTGCGTCTCTGTGTGCGTCTGTGCATGCCGACGCGCCGTGAGGGCGCACCGGTCGCGCGCCATCCTAACGCACGAGCGGCCCGTGCGGCCAAGGGTCCGCTTGACGCAGGCCGTGCGCTCCCGCTTGCTGGGCGCGGTTCACGCCTTACATGGCCCGCCCGTGTGGCGGTGTCGAGGCGGCGGGGCGCCGATCCCGCCCGCCCCCAACTCTCGCCGTCGCCGTCCAGCAGGAGCGCGCCGCCCATGACTGACAGCTTCAGCCCCGCCCGCGCCGCGATCGGCGCGCCGGACGATCCGGTGGATGGCGGCGACCTGGCGCCGGTGTTCGGCCGGGTGCGTCTGCGCACGCTGATCTTCCTGCGCTGGCTGGCGGTGGCGGGCCAGACCGCGACGGTCCTGGGCGTGCATTTCGGTCTGGGGTTCGCGCTGCCGCTGCCCGCCTGCTTCGCCCTCATCGGCGCCAGCGCCGCGCTCAATGCGCTGCTGCCGGTGTTCGTCTCCACCCAGCGCCTGGCCCGTGACGGCGAGGCGTTTGGCCAGCTCGCGTTCGACCTCATCCAGCTCATGGCGCTGCTGGCGCTCACCGGCGGGCTGGCCAATCCGTTCGCGGTGATGATTGTCGGCCCGGTGGTGATCTCCGTGGCCGCCCTGCCGCCGCGCTGGTGGTTGTCGCTGGGCGCGCTGGCGCTGGCCGGGACCAGCGCGCTGGCGGTCTGGCACCTGCCCATGCCCTGGATTCCCGGTGAAGTGTTCTCCCTGCCGCCGCTCTATCTGGCCGCCACGGGGCTGGCGCTGGTGATCGCCATCGCCTTCACCGCCATCTACGCCTGGCGTGTGGCGGGCGAGGCGCAGCGCATGGGCGCGGCGCTGGCGGCGACTCAAGGCGTGCTGGCGCGCGAGCAGCGCCTGTCGGCGCTGGGCGCCCTGGCCGCCTCCGCCGCCCATGAGCTGGGCACGCCGCTGGCCACCATCCAGCTCACCGCCAAGGAAATGCTGCGCGCCGCCACCGATCCCGAACTGAAAGAAGACGCCGAACTGCTGGTGTCTCAGGCCCAGCGCTGCCGGGAGATCCTCCAGCGCCTGTCCCAGATGCGTGATGCCGGCGACCGCATGCATGACCGGCTGGGCCTGAGCGAAGCCATGGAGGAGGCCGCCGCGCCCCTTCAGGGCGTGGGCGCGCCCATCTCCGTGCGGCTCTCCGCCCCCCTGGGCGAGGCGCGCGCGCCGGTGCTGCGCCGCCGGGTGGAGCTGATCTATGCGCTGGGCAACTTCATCGAGAACGCGGTGGATTTCGCCGCCACCCGCGTCATCGTCACCGGCGCCTGGACGGCGCGCCATGTCACCTTCACCGTGGAGGATGACGGGCCGGGCTTCCCGCCCGACATTCTGGCCAAGCTGGGCGAGCCCTATGTCACCACCCGCCAGGCCGAACCGGGCCATGGCGGGCTGGGCCTGGGCGTTTTCATCGCCATGACCCTGGCCCAGCGGGTCCAGGGCAAGGTGACCCTGTCCAATGCGCCGGGCGGCGGCGCGCGGGTGGAAATCACCTTGCCCCGCGCGGGGCTGGAGATCGAGGATTAAGGGGGCCTGCGCCCGCCGTCTGCGGCGTTTTCACCACAAAGCCTTCGAAATCAGTCAGGCATCGTCTAGTTAAGTCTCCAGGACTTTTGTTTTGGCCGGAGGCCCAACCCCATGTCTGATCTGGTTTTGCCGGACGACGCCACCCTGCTCCTCGTCGATGATGACGCGCCCTTCCTCAACCGCCTCAGCCGCGCCATGACCGCGCGCGGGTTTGACGTGACCGCCGTGGGCAGCGTGGCCGAGGCCAAGGCCCGCGCCCGCAGCGCCCCGCCCGCCTTCGCCGTGGTGGATCTGCGCCTGGACGACGGCGACGGGCTGGACGTGGTGCGCACCCTCTATGCCGAGCGCCCCGATTGCCGCGTGGTGATGCTGACCGGCTACGGCAATATCGCCACCGCCGTGGCCGCGGTGAAATCGGGCGCCATCGACTATCTGTCCAAGCCCGCCGACGCCGATGATGTGGCCAAGGCGCTGCTGGCCCTGCCCAACGCCAAGCCCGAACCGCCGGAAAACCCCATGAGCGCCGACCGCGTGCGCTGGGAGCATATCCAGCGCGTGTTCGAGCTGTGCGACCACAATGTCTCCGAAACCGCCCGCCGCCTGAACATGCACCGGCGGACGCTGCAGCGGATATTGGCGAAGCGCGCGCCGCGCTGATCCCCCGTTCAGGGGGGTGATTGGCGCAGATTGAAGGCCCTCACCGCCTTCATACCAACATTAATGCCAAGTGTGGTGTCGCTTCCGGATTCAAAGCCGACCCGCATGTAAGGATTGATGCTCATGTAACCCTCTTGTTCTACATGAGCGTAGGTTTCATCGAGCTGGTGCAAAGCAATAAGCGCTAAGGATTTTAGATCGTAGACCTGGATCTGAGCCCTGAAGAACGGCTCCTTCTTATGTCCAAACTGTTCAGAAATATGGCTGAAGGTCCCGTTCTCTACGTAGCTCAATTGCGCGAGTAGGCTCTGGGAATGGTTGATCGCCACACTCCCGAGATAATCAGGAGAGCGTTCGCCTTCGTTGAATGATCCTGAGGCAACGGTTTGTACTTTCGCGAAGGAGTTTCCAGGCGCGGCATATAGCAGATAGCCAGGCCCCATGTTGTTGCGCGAGCTTTCTCTAAACGCTTTATTGATCATGGCTACGAAGCCACCATTTTTAAGCACCTTAAAAGCGACGATCCCTTTGGATACGCCGGGAAGGCTACATGCTTCCGCAAAGATATATTTGAAACCGCTGCCAAGCTGTTTTTTTGCCCGCGTATAATGCGTGACCATGGCTATATCGCCAACGTTGTGACGGTTTGATATGAAGGGTGTCGTGCTCACGTATAGATTCATGCCCGACTCGTCGATGGCGATCTTCCAAACATACCCGCCAGCGTTGAAGTGATAAATTTGGCCGGATGGCTGATGGGTAACTTGGACGTACCCAGTGCCTCCTCCTCCCGCGTGGTAACCGCTTCGCGGAGCATTGCCCTCACGCGAGGAAGATACGGGGTCCGAACTGTCGCTACCTGCCGCGTCTTTCGCTATGGGTTGGGAAAAATGAAAATCTGCTATTGGTCGAAGATCGCCTTCCTCAACCAATTGAAAGGGCAGGTCACTTATGTTTTGTTGTTCTCTGGGCGGCTGATTGTTGTCAGTCTCCGCAACACGGACTTCACTGCCCGCTACAGGTTTTGTCTTTAGCGCCTCTAACTCCTGGATGACACGTTCTGGGTTTGTAATGCGGCTCCAGTTTGCCGTTGATCTATCATCACCCGTCCAGAAGGATAAGGTCGCATAATTAAGTGTGCGCCCCATTACACCCTGTTCCATGTCAACATGGACTTGGGGGCTCAGCGTTACATCGCGCCGCTTTCGCACCACCAACCCTTTGTGGGCGCGGATCACTTGCCCATCGATAAGGTCAAAGGCTTCCATTTGGCGTCGACCGGCCATGAACAGTGATACTGCAATGAGCCAGCCCGCGATGTAGGGGTAGGCCTGTTGCGGAATTTCCGAGTAGAAGCGAATACACAGGGCAATGGTAACGCCGAGTACAATCCAGCTGCCCCAATAAGAGCGCCATGCCGGGCGAGTACGATAAATCTCCCGCCCATTCTCCCTTATAAAATCAAAGTTTTGCATGATGTCCGCCCCCTTCGCGCAATTGTCGTGAAGCCTCATTTGCTCGACACACTCTGTCCACGCCGACCGACCCAAGTGTGGCGTGGGCTCATTCTGTCCTTTTCCAAGACGAACAGACGTGCCGTAGGGTCCGCGACCTAAGACCCCTATGCCCGTCGGTTGTTTCGTACGCGTCAACCCTGAATAGCCCATGGTTTGAGGTTTGGCGAGCCTGACGGGAGCGGAGCTCTTGGATTTCTCGACCGACCACCTAGGCTCAGGACCCATTAATTTGTGACCTGAGCCTGGCAACGCCGACATATTTTACGTTGGAGTTATCTATACCCCCCCTCAAGGAGGGGAGAGGAGGCTGGAACGGGGCGTTCAATCTGGAAAAGCCATCGCCTGAACCAACCGATAGAAGCGCAAAGCGAGAAGCCTCCTCTCCCCCAGCTATGGGGGAGAGGGTAGGGTGAGGGGGCGGAGCGAAGGCGGGCATGGGAGACGCCGCTGGTTGGCCTCTCCGTCCGTCCTCTTGGCCGGTCGGCTTCCCCCCCCCAAAACAGGGGGCTGGTGCGCGCCAGTCTCGCGGCCCATGCTCAAACCGGATTCTGAAATGGGGAGCATACGGCATGACCCGATCCATCCAGACCCTTCTGGCGCTGGCCCTGCTGGCGGGCGCCAGCCCGGCGCTGGCTGCGCCTGAACCGGACGCCCCGGCGCCGGTGGCAGGAACCCCCGCACCCGAATCCCTTGGCGAGGACCTCGCTGCGCGATCAGAAACCCCGCCCGCCGGCCCGTCCTATTTCGGGCTCGCCTTTCACGGCGCCTATGTGGCGCGCGCCGAGGACGGATCGCTGGACTGCAGCCCCGATGGCGAGGCGCTGCGCGTGCATTTCACCGGCGACATACTGGGCGAGACGGACGGGGTCGAGGAGGTGGATTTCGGCGAGATCAACGTCCTCCTGCCCGGTCCGCCCCGCAGCCGCGAGCGCGTGCGCTACGGCCTGAGCGGCAGCTGGTTCTACATGGGCGAGGATTTGTGGGACGGCGCCACACACATCACCGATATCAGCCGCTGGTTCTGCGCGGGGCTCGGCTGCCATACGCGCGGCGAGGGCGAGCTGCACCTGCACCTCGAACCCGATGGCGACATCACGATCCTGCGCTTCCATTGGCGCGCGCGCTGGGATGCGCCGCGCACCGTCCACGCCGGGGACGAGGCCGGACCGCTGCGCCTGGGGCATTGCCCGGCGCTGTCCTGACCGGTCAGCCCGCCGGTCCCGTCATGACCTGCGTCCTGTGTGCGGCGCCGGGGTCGGCGGCGGCCGGGACGCTGGGCTCCACGGCGGCGTTCAGGTTTCCGGCATCTGCGGCCAGGCCGGGCTGTTCGCCGTCCGGCAGCCAGATCAGGGCGGCGCGCCGCACCTGCTTGAGGTCGCTGACCACCGCGCCCAGCGCGTCCGGCGCCAGCGCGCCGGCGGAGACCCGGTATTCCTTGGTCAGGATAAAGCCGCCCTCAATGGCCTGAAGGCTGACCACAGCGTCAAAACCCGGATTGGAGACGGTCTGCTCGAACGGTTCAGGCGCGGCCCAGCCTTCGGGCAGGCGCACTTCGATCGTGTGGCGCACGCGGCGCGAATCCGGCAGGTAGACCGGAGTGGAGCGATTATGCGCGCTGACGAGCCCCACCGGCTCCAGCGCGGCATGGGGCGTGATCACCAGCACCGGCGCGCCTGCGTCCGGTTCAGCCTCGCCGTCATCGGCCGCGGCCTGCTCGCGCACATCGTGCAGGCGCACCTCGCCCGAGGTTTCAACCACCATCTGGTTGGCGGCGCGCCGGTCATTGATGCGGGACTCCGGGTTCAGTTTCGCTCCGGCGAACTGGGTCTGGTAGACGCCGGTGATGTCGCCCGCCAGCATGTCGCGCCCGAACTCGTTGACCCGGTCGCGCTGGCTTTCGGCCCACAGCCCGCCAAAGGTCCACACCGCGCTGAACGCCGCCGTTCCGTCCGCCTCCAGCGCCAGATGCTCGGCCACATCGAGCATGGAAATGGCCGGGTCCGGCACGGTCATCCAGGTCAGGGCCGCCTCGCCCTCGCGCCCGATCAGGCCCCAGCCGAACGGGTGCTGACCCAGCGACTGCAGGGCGCCGGGCTGCTCGCGCCGGGTCGGGTCCAGCCAGTACCACGCGCCCTCATGCTCCACGCCGGCGATCACATGGTCGAACAGCAGAAGCGAGTGCGGCAGGGTGTCGAGCCCGGGGCCCAGCCGGCCATTGACCAGCACCGGCGCCGCCTCCACCTCCAGCGCTGCGAGGATGGAAATCAGCAGCAGGGTCTTGGCCTTGCAGTCGCCCTCACTCAGGCGCAGCGTCTCGCGCACGCTCTGGGGCACATAGCCGCCATCGCCCAGCGCCAGGGCGAAATAGCGGATCTCGCGCTGCACATAGCGCAGCGCCGCGGTGATGCGCCCGGCCCGGTCGGGATGGGCGCCGGCGATGGTGGCGGCGATGGCGGACACTTCCGGCGTGATCTCCGGGCGGTAGAGCCGCCCGGTCCAGCCCGCCAGCCGCTCATAGGACGCCGTGCGGCTCACCAGGGCGAACCCGTCGTCCAGGCTCCAGGGCGCGCGATAGGACTCCATCACCCGGCCGGGCGTGGGACCGTCATACAGGATCAGCCGCTCCAGATCCGGCCCGGCGCGCTCGCGCCGCACCGGATCGCCGTGAGAGAATTGCAGCGCGCCGCGCTCCCCCGTGGCGGTCAGGCGCAGCCGGCCCGCGCTCAGCGGGTTGCCCTCCAGAAATGCGCTGTCATGAAACCGGTCGCCCAGCCGGTGATTGCCGACCCGCGACAGGGTCAACTGCACCGTGTCGCCGCGCCGCACGCGCGGCAGGCGCATCAGCACATGGGTCTGATCGCTCAGCACCCGGCTCGCCAGATCCAGACCGGACTGGCTGAACGTCACCGCCACCTCGTGCGTGATATCGATCCAGGCGTCATTGCGCCCGAACAGCACCTCGTGCAGCACCACCTGCTGCTGGGAGGGCGAGAAGGCGTGCTGGGCCAGCGCCAGCGCGTCGGCGCCGCCCTGGGTCTGCGCCACCGCGCGGTAGCGCGTGGTCACCACAGGCCGGGGCCCGGTCAACAAGGCGTGCTGTTCCCAGAACGTGACCGCCACGCCCGGCTGATGCGGGCTGCCGGCCGCATCGCCGTCGCGCGCAGCGGGAACCCAGTCTGGAACCGGGGCGTGATACAGGACCGCCTGGCCGTCGCGCGCAAACACCACGCCCGGCGCCGATGCGTGGCGGGCATCCTCGAAACCGGCTTCTCCCGCCAGCCACAGCACGCCCAGCGCCGCCGCCGCCGCAAGGACGCCCGCCAGGCCTGCGCGCAGCCAAGCCACCATCACCCACACCCCTCATGTCCCTCACCCCCCAGAATGAAAGGCCAGCGTGTCCGGCGCAAGCGCCAATTCGCGCGTGGCGGGCGCAGAGGGGGCGGGATGACGCCCGGCCATGATGCGCGGCCCGGTTGGCGCAAACTCGCGACTGCGGCTAGCCTCAAGGCGGATTTCGCCGGGGGCCGCTTTATGACCGATATCGCCGCCTATTTCGACGCCATCGCCGCGACCTGGAAGGGCGGGCAGGCCACCGAGCACAGCTACCGCCCGGCGCTTTATGATCTGTTCAGCAGCCTGAATGACCAGGTGACCGTGACCAACGAGCCCCGCCGGGTCTCGGCGGGCGCGCCGGATTTCATCTTCATGCGCGGCGATGTGCCGGTGGGCCATTGCGAGGCCAAGGATGTCGGCGCGGATCTGAAGGGCCTCAAAGGCTATAGCGTCGAGCAGAAACAGCGCTATCTCAAGGGCTTCCCCAATCTTCTCTATACCAACGGGCTGGATTTTGAATTCTGGCGCGAGGGCGAGCGCATCCGCACCGTCTCCATCGGCGAGGTGCTGATGGGGCTTCAACCAAAGCCCGAAGCCTTCGCCGAGCTGGAAGCCCAGCTCAAGGACTTCGTCGCCCAGACCCCGCGCACCATCAATTCATCGCGGCGCCTCGCCGAGCTGATGGCGGCCAAGGCGGTGCTGATCAAGGACGTTATGGGCCGCGCCCTGGTGGCCGATCTGGAGCAGAACGCCGACACCGACCTCACCGCGCAATACCATGCGTTTCGCGAGCACCTGATCCACGACATCACGGCGGCCGATTTTGCCGACATCTATGCTGAAACCATCGCCTATGGCCTGTTCGCC
The window above is part of the Hyphomonadaceae bacterium ML37 genome. Proteins encoded here:
- the phaZ gene encoding polyhydroxyalkanoate depolymerase; the encoded protein is MFYSFLEMSRAAMLPWRAAANMTRRSLRNPLNPAGETLAGRAMAASADLFESLTRQYGKPEWALDPLVVDGETVPVEIETVWSKPFCRLLHFKRNAAALARARGVKPGALSDPKVLLVAPMSGHFATLLRGTVEAFLPDSEVYITDWSDARMVALNEGRFDLEDYTLYVREMISAIGAGVHVVAVCQPGPPTLAAIALMAEDQDPMRPASMTFMGSPIDARKSPTVPNKLAEERPYSWFRDNLIQTVPVFYPGGLRRVYPGFLQLTGFINMNYERHVDAHYRYFNQMIDGDGDSADRHRAFYDEYLSVMDLTEEFYLQTIHDVFQEHKLARGLLTVHGRPVRPEAITDIALMTVEGENDDISGIGQTQAAHTLCTGIPDAMRLDHVQPDVGHYGVFNGRRFREEIAPKMKAFMAEHAAKAARKGKAA
- a CDS encoding ActS/PrrB/RegB family redox-sensitive histidine kinase, with protein sequence MTDSFSPARAAIGAPDDPVDGGDLAPVFGRVRLRTLIFLRWLAVAGQTATVLGVHFGLGFALPLPACFALIGASAALNALLPVFVSTQRLARDGEAFGQLAFDLIQLMALLALTGGLANPFAVMIVGPVVISVAALPPRWWLSLGALALAGTSALAVWHLPMPWIPGEVFSLPPLYLAATGLALVIAIAFTAIYAWRVAGEAQRMGAALAATQGVLAREQRLSALGALAASAAHELGTPLATIQLTAKEMLRAATDPELKEDAELLVSQAQRCREILQRLSQMRDAGDRMHDRLGLSEAMEEAAAPLQGVGAPISVRLSAPLGEARAPVLRRRVELIYALGNFIENAVDFAATRVIVTGAWTARHVTFTVEDDGPGFPPDILAKLGEPYVTTRQAEPGHGGLGLGVFIAMTLAQRVQGKVTLSNAPGGGARVEITLPRAGLEIED
- a CDS encoding PH domain-containing protein codes for the protein MQNFDFIRENGREIYRTRPAWRSYWGSWIVLGVTIALCIRFYSEIPQQAYPYIAGWLIAVSLFMAGRRQMEAFDLIDGQVIRAHKGLVVRKRRDVTLSPQVHVDMEQGVMGRTLNYATLSFWTGDDRSTANWSRITNPERVIQELEALKTKPVAGSEVRVAETDNNQPPREQQNISDLPFQLVEEGDLRPIADFHFSQPIAKDAAGSDSSDPVSSSREGNAPRSGYHAGGGGTGYVQVTHQPSGQIYHFNAGGYVWKIAIDESGMNLYVSTTPFISNRHNVGDIAMVTHYTRAKKQLGSGFKYIFAEACSLPGVSKGIVAFKVLKNGGFVAMINKAFRESSRNNMGPGYLLYAAPGNSFAKVQTVASGSFNEGERSPDYLGSVAINHSQSLLAQLSYVENGTFSHISEQFGHKKEPFFRAQIQVYDLKSLALIALHQLDETYAHVEQEGYMSINPYMRVGFESGSDTTLGINVGMKAVRAFNLRQSPP
- a CDS encoding restriction endonuclease, encoding MTGTPNDLPKFSELMPLVIEALQALGGSASIDELNEWVASRLQLSEAELEITYPKSGDYVFRDRVSWARSYLKQGGYVDNSQRGVWTITPEGRQASLEDIAQVPRRVVTDYNRRKAKEAPGLDEAISDARDWKEELLDHLGQMAPEAFERLCQRVLREKGFTKVEVTGRGGDGGIDGQGVLRVNLLSFQVIFQAKRWKGSVGASVVRDFRGAMIGRADKGLIMTTARFTTEASREATRDGAPAIDLVDGEDFCELLKEIRLGVRVRMVEEVEVSASDLAEI
- a CDS encoding SCO family protein, coding for MSFKTRPVWFIPVVAFAAALLAAAVMVGAALLRGPAPVDPDAPPAPAAVRSSGEAQVGGPFTLVNHRGETVTDADFAGRPMLIYFGFTYCPDVCPASLQVMGAALEQLSEDERAQFQPILISVDPERDTPELLAQYITAPAFPENLTGLTGTLDQVRNAARAYRVFFARVEDDGVSSDYTVDHSSIIYLMDREGRFVEIFPHGAAPAHVAARLKAFLETSPA
- a CDS encoding sel1 repeat family protein is translated as MNIQACMAGAALSAGLLLAGLPGPAQAAGDAPSRSQLDRLGCAYNDVSCSAGAMVFRNHRHAGRNRAITVARYVQACERGTAEACNELGFMYEIGRYVSQNRSQAAALYRLACEGGSATGCSNYGVMYANGDGVAQDDVRALAWFSLAAMAGDETGVQYGDLIAGRMTETQVASARALAQRCEASRYADCG
- a CDS encoding ActR/PrrA/RegA family redox response regulator transcription factor — translated: MSDLVLPDDATLLLVDDDAPFLNRLSRAMTARGFDVTAVGSVAEAKARARSAPPAFAVVDLRLDDGDGLDVVRTLYAERPDCRVVMLTGYGNIATAVAAVKSGAIDYLSKPADADDVAKALLALPNAKPEPPENPMSADRVRWEHIQRVFELCDHNVSETARRLNMHRRTLQRILAKRAPR